One Babylonia areolata isolate BAREFJ2019XMU chromosome 20, ASM4173473v1, whole genome shotgun sequence DNA segment encodes these proteins:
- the LOC143294996 gene encoding sulfotransferase 1C2-like has translation MTSISHLKDRHGNDIYFGNPGTGWWLPSPHIEDFREHMTKIRHLDLRDGDVLLASFPRSGTFWTHQILYMLMHKTTDYLGRMEEDHLEWERFDKLTRTDEPRLYATHLSRFHLLPYKVKERKVKVIYCYRNPKDCWVSFYNFMRDVRLITPYEGTWSHFFDLMIDTGYTSGDWFDHVLDWEKAATENPDIVFLSCYELMKKDPVGQIMKIDQFLGLNRGRQLCEQIAEACEFSKLKAAKEPQNPEVHGEKAWKKGSGGIYRKGEIADWKNWFTVAQSEQLDAVFKKRMSESKLPFFFE, from the exons ATGACCAGCATAAGCCATCTAAAAGATCGCCATGGCAACGACATTTATTTTGGAAACCCTGGTACGGGCTGGTGGCTTCCGTCACCACACATTGAGGATTTCAGGGAGCACATGACAAAGATTCGTCATTTGGACCTGCGAGATGGTGACGTCCTTCTTGCGTCATTTCCTAGAAGTG GGACCTTCTGGACTCACCAGATCCTGTACATGCTGATGCACAAAACCACAGACTACTTGGGCCGCATGGAGGAAGATCACCTGGAGTGGGAACGGTTCGATAAACTGACTCGGACTGATGAACCACGACTGTACGCCACCCACCTCAGCAG GTTTCACCTTCTTCCCTACAAGGTGAAGGAAAGGAAGGTGAAGGTCATCTACTGCTACCGGAACCCCAAGGACTGCTGGGTGTCGTTCTACAACTTTATGCGTGACGTCAGACTCATTACCCCCTATGAGGGCACGTGGTCCCACTTCTTCGATCTCATGATCGACACTGGAT ACACAAGCGGAGACTGGTTTGATCACGTGCTGGATTGGGAAAAGGCGGCCACAGAGAATCCGGACATTGTCTTCCTCTCCTGCTATGAGCTCATGAAGAAG GATCCTGTGGGACAGATCATGAAGATAGACCAGTTCCTGGGCCTCAACAGGGGCAGACAACTGTGTGAACAAATCGCTGAAGCCTGTGAGTTCTCCAAACTGAAGGCAGCGAAAGAACCTCAGAACCCAGAGGTCCACGGAGAGAAGGCGTGGAAGAAAGGTTCAGGCGGGATTTACCGGAAAG GGGAGATCGCAGACTGGAAGAACTGGTTCACGGTGGCACAGAGTGAACAACTTGACGCTGTCTTCAAGAAACGGATGTCGGAGAGTAAGCTCCCCTTCTTCTTTGAATAA
- the LOC143295448 gene encoding sulfotransferase 1C2-like, with protein sequence MKIDQFLGLNRGRQLCEQIAEACEFSKLKAAKEPQNPELYGQKAWKKGNAGYYRKGEIADWKNWFTVAQSEQLDAVFKKRMSESKLPFFFE encoded by the exons ATGAAGATAGACCAGTTCCTGGGCCTCAACAGGGGCAGACAACTATGTGAACAAATCGCTGAAGCCTGTGAGTTCTCCAAACTGAAGGCAGCGAAAGAACCTCAGAACCCAGAGCTATACGGACAGAAGGCGTGGAAAAAGGGAAATGCCGGATATTACCGGAAAG GGGAGATCGCAGACTGGAAGAACTGGTTCACGGTGGCACAGAGTGAACAACTTGACGCTGTCTTCAAGAAACGGATGTCGGAGAGTAAGCTCCCCTTCTTCTTTGAATAA